One genomic window of Deltaproteobacteria bacterium includes the following:
- the ftsH gene encoding ATP-dependent zinc metalloprotease FtsH, which translates to MEKHHKFSIWYVLIAIWVVLILHNIIVQMFAVQRLPYSEFVRALHEGRVVEVAITRDRIQGKVREIKNGQEVERVFTTVRVDPDVSALLEKYNVTFKGVIESNFLKNLASWVFPVLLFVGIWYLMMRRLSAQQGSFLTLGKKKAKVYMEDEVGVTFDDAAGVDEAKEELVEVIEFLKSPDKFTRLGGKLPKGVLLVGPPGTGKTLLARAVAGESHVPFFSMSGSEFVELFVGMGAARVRDLFAQAKEKAPCIIFIDELDALGKARGVGMIGGHDEREQTLNQLLVEMDGFDPTIGVILMAATNRPEILDPALLRAGRFDRHILVDRPDKKGRTEILRVHLKGITIDKDVDVDSVAGMTPGFVGADLANLANEAALLAVRHDRDRVRMSEFQEAVERIIAGLEKKNRLINEKERKIVAYHEVGHALVALSLPSTDPVRKVSIIPRGVAALGYTLQVPTEDRFLMSKSELLDKIAVALGGRAAEEIQFEDVSTGAHNDLARATDIARSMVKEYGMSANLGHVYFEKERQRQFADMGMPSAKEYSEQTAEVIDREIKGILDSQYEVAKDILNKRKKVLDAGAALVLKEESIEGDRLKKLLESDETA; encoded by the coding sequence ATGGAAAAGCATCACAAATTTTCGATCTGGTATGTATTGATTGCCATCTGGGTCGTGCTCATCCTACATAACATTATCGTGCAGATGTTTGCAGTACAACGTCTGCCGTATAGTGAATTTGTCAGGGCCCTCCACGAAGGAAGGGTGGTGGAAGTAGCCATAACCAGGGATCGGATACAGGGCAAAGTAAGGGAAATTAAAAACGGGCAGGAGGTGGAACGAGTCTTTACCACGGTGCGCGTTGATCCGGATGTCTCTGCGCTTCTGGAGAAGTATAACGTGACATTTAAGGGAGTAATCGAGAGCAACTTTTTGAAAAATCTTGCCTCCTGGGTCTTTCCGGTCCTTCTTTTTGTCGGCATCTGGTATCTCATGATGCGCCGCCTTTCTGCTCAACAAGGCAGCTTCCTGACGCTGGGCAAGAAGAAAGCCAAGGTGTACATGGAGGACGAGGTCGGGGTTACCTTCGATGACGCAGCCGGAGTGGATGAGGCCAAGGAAGAGCTGGTTGAGGTTATTGAATTTCTCAAGTCACCTGATAAGTTTACAAGACTGGGCGGAAAGCTCCCAAAAGGGGTCTTGCTGGTGGGTCCTCCGGGTACTGGGAAGACGCTACTGGCCAGAGCCGTTGCCGGAGAAAGCCATGTCCCGTTTTTCAGTATGAGCGGATCAGAATTCGTTGAGCTCTTTGTGGGCATGGGCGCAGCCCGTGTCCGTGATCTCTTTGCCCAGGCCAAAGAGAAGGCCCCGTGTATTATATTCATTGACGAATTAGATGCCCTGGGCAAGGCAAGGGGCGTGGGTATGATAGGGGGCCACGACGAAAGAGAACAAACCCTGAACCAGCTTTTGGTCGAAATGGATGGCTTTGACCCCACCATAGGCGTGATCCTCATGGCAGCCACCAACAGGCCGGAGATACTCGACCCGGCCCTCTTGAGAGCGGGTCGGTTTGACCGCCACATTTTGGTCGACCGACCTGACAAGAAAGGACGAACAGAGATTCTCAGGGTTCACTTGAAAGGGATCACCATTGACAAAGATGTTGACGTTGACTCCGTTGCCGGCATGACCCCGGGGTTTGTGGGGGCCGATTTGGCCAACCTGGCTAATGAGGCAGCCCTTTTGGCCGTGCGCCACGATAGGGATAGGGTGCGAATGTCCGAGTTTCAAGAGGCTGTTGAGCGCATTATCGCCGGCCTTGAGAAGAAAAACCGCCTCATAAACGAGAAAGAAAGAAAAATTGTGGCCTATCACGAGGTGGGCCATGCGCTGGTAGCCCTTTCTCTGCCGAGTACAGACCCGGTTCGAAAGGTTTCAATCATACCTCGAGGAGTCGCTGCCCTGGGCTATACCCTCCAGGTGCCTACGGAAGACCGTTTTCTGATGAGCAAAAGCGAACTCTTGGATAAAATCGCTGTGGCGCTCGGAGGGCGCGCAGCCGAGGAGATCCAGTTTGAAGATGTATCAACGGGCGCGCACAATGACCTTGCCAGGGCCACGGATATTGCAAGAAGCATGGTCAAGGAATACGGCATGAGCGCCAATCTAGGCCACGTCTATTTTGAGAAGGAACGTCAAAGACAATTCGCTGATATGGGCATGCCTTCGGCAAAGGAATACAGCGAGCAAACAGCAGAGGTTATTGATCGTGAAATCAAGGGCATCCTGGATTCCCAATATGAGGTTGCCAAGGATATACTCAACAAACGCAAAAAGGTCCTGGACGCAGGCGCGGCCCTTGTCCTGAAAGAAGAGAGTATAGAAGGGGATCGGCTGAAAAAGCTCCTCGAATCGGATGAGACAGCCTAG
- a CDS encoding DnaJ domain-containing protein: MPQLNHKERNALRLLKLTKDQILSEDGMKCIKSAYRKKAKLYHPDKGDKSNKFIQINEAHAELLNWTQNPRFCSKKALPNSWCYDASSRRWAPPA; encoded by the coding sequence ATGCCTCAGCTTAACCATAAGGAGAGAAATGCGCTAAGACTACTCAAGCTTACGAAGGATCAGATCCTGTCCGAAGACGGCATGAAATGCATTAAATCCGCTTACAGAAAAAAGGCAAAACTCTATCATCCTGACAAGGGGGATAAGAGCAATAAGTTCATTCAGATCAATGAGGCCCATGCAGAACTTCTAAACTGGACCCAGAACCCCAGGTTTTGTTCCAAGAAAGCCCTTCCCAACAGCTGGTGCTATGATGCCTCGAGCAGAAGGTGGGCGCCACCGGCATAG
- the pyrE gene encoding orotate phosphoribosyltransferase, translating to MKEELVEMLCRKSFMYSKEPIYKLVSGRQSHFYVNCKPTTLDPKGMFLVGHLVFDSFKELDVQGVGGLTFGADPVAMATAFASYLKGKPLKAFSIRKTQKDHGIVKWIEGDMGPGEKVVIVEDVVTTGGSTIKAVERARAEGLDVVKVVILVDRQEGGVEAVKAHVASVESIVTIEDLMAVSHGKNR from the coding sequence ATGAAGGAAGAGCTCGTAGAGATGCTTTGCCGAAAGTCTTTCATGTACAGCAAGGAGCCCATATACAAGCTGGTCTCCGGTCGCCAGAGCCATTTTTATGTGAACTGCAAGCCCACGACGCTGGATCCGAAAGGAATGTTCCTCGTCGGCCACCTGGTCTTTGATTCCTTTAAGGAGCTGGATGTCCAAGGGGTTGGTGGGCTTACCTTTGGGGCAGATCCTGTGGCCATGGCTACGGCCTTTGCCTCTTACCTTAAGGGAAAACCGCTGAAGGCTTTTTCCATAAGAAAGACTCAAAAGGACCACGGTATCGTCAAGTGGATAGAGGGGGACATGGGGCCGGGTGAAAAGGTGGTTATTGTGGAGGACGTTGTTACTACCGGAGGCTCGACCATCAAGGCCGTGGAAAGGGCTCGTGCAGAGGGTCTTGACGTTGTTAAGGTCGTAATACTGGTGGATCGCCAGGAGGGGGGCGTTGAAGCGGTGAAGGCCCATGTGGCCTCTGTGGAATCTATCGTCACGATTGAAGACCTCATGGCCGTGTCCCACGGCAAAAACCGATAG